The Comamonas piscis region CGACAAATTCGCGGTAGATATCGTCCTCGATCAAGGCCACCCGGTACTCGCGGCACAAGGCCACCAGGCGCTTCTTGTGGCTGTCGGGCATGGTGGCGCCCTGGGGCATCTGTAAATGGGGCACCACCACCACGGCCTTGAGGTTGGGATGGGTGCGCAAGGCCAGCTCCAGCGCCTCGATCGACATGCCCGTGTGCGGGCTCGATGGAATCTCCAGCGCCTGCAGCTTCTTGGCTTCGATCGCTTGCAGGATGCCGTAAAAGGTCGGCGATTCAATCGCCACCATGTCGCCCGGCTGGGTCAGCGCATCCAATGCCAGGTTGACCGCCTCGGAGTTGCCAAAGGTGGCACCAATGTCCATGGGCGCCAGGCGCACCCCAAAGCCCAGCGCATAGCGCGCCATCGAGGCCTGAAAATCCGGATGCGTGAACGGCGCCGAAGGGCCATGCACCAAAATCTGCGGCTGCTCGCGCAGCAAGGCGACGGCCAACTGGTTCAGCAGCTTGGCATCAAACAGCTCGGGCGCCGGCATCGCACTGCCCAGATCGACTTTCAACGGCCCCTTGAGGCGCGCCTTGTTCAGGTACTCGGCCGCACGCTCGCCAATGCCTTCAAAGCGGTGGTCCTGCATGGGAAATGGCGCCAGCTGCAAGGGCTCGCGCGCGGCGGGCATTTGCAAAGCGGTGTCGCTGACGAAATAGCCCACGCGGGGCCGCGCCTCGATCAAGCCACGCGACTCAAGCACGCGCAGCACCTGCAGCGCCGTGCTGTGGCTGACATGGTGCAGACGCCGGATATCGCGCACCGAGGGCATGCGCGCGCCCACACCCAGGCTCTGCTGGGCAATCGCTTGCTCAAAATGCGCCGCGATGCGCTCGTACAGAAACGCGTCATCGGCAGCGGGGCTGTCCGCCACCTCCGCAACAGTATCTACCGAGGTATCGCACAGACTTTCTTCTAACAGCGGCACAGCAGGCCTCCTGGGTCCAACAATCAGGGCTATGGTCTCAGGTTCAACCCTGACAGAACAGATACAGAAACCGCCATTTTGAACCAGAACAGCTGCTTTGTGCTTGCGCTGTTCTGCCCGCCAACGCCAGCAGCTGTGCCTGTTGCGATACCCGGGCTTTTTTTACGCTAGAGCCCTGTTCTGAAACGCTCAGGAAAGCGCAAAAATGACCTCCAGCACCGCCACCACCGCCCGCTTCGCCCCGACCCTGCCCAGCACTGCAGCGGCAACGGCCCAGGCCAGCGCCGCAACGCCGCCAAACCTCCAAAGAAGCAGCCTGGCCTTTCGCGCAGGCCAGGGCCAATGGTTGTATCTGGAAGCGGGCAGCAGCCTGTACTGCAATGCCGGGCAGCTGCAAATCAGCTCCCCCTGGCACAGTGGGCTGCGCCTAGTGGCCGAGGATGCGCCGCATTGCAATGGCGCGCATGCTGGCTGGTACTGGCTGCAAGCAGAAGGCCTGCAGCCCGCCCAGTTGCTGGTGCAGGTGCAGGCCTATGCGGGCTGGGGTGCCGGTTGGCGCAGTGTGGCCAACTGGCTGGGTCTGCTAGGCTGGAAAGACTGACTTACTTGCGTTGCCAGACGGCGGCAAAGAAACCGTCGGTCTGGTGCAGGTGCGGCCACAGGCGCAGGTACAGGCTGCCGCTTTCGCCGCCGCTGCACAGGCTGGCGGCTTGCTCCACCTTCAGGCCCTCCAGCAGCGCGCCGGCATCCAGCGGTTCAAAGTCCGGGTGGGCGGCGGCAAAGGCCTCGGCAATCGCCTCGTTCTCAGCTGGCAAGATGCTGCAGGTGGCATAGACCAGCCGGCCGCCAGACTTCACCATCCGGGCGCTGCTGGCCAGAATGGCGGCCTGCTTGGCGCTCATCTCTTCAATCCCCTGGGGGTTCTGGCGCCACTTCAAATCAGGATTGCGGCGCAAGGTGCCCAGGCCCGAGCAAGGCGCATCGACCAGCACCCGGTCCATCTTGCCGACCAGGCGCTTGACGCGCTCGTCGCGCTCATGGGCAATCGCGGCGGGGTGCACGTTCGACAGGCCCGAGCGGGCCAGGCGTGGCTTGAGCGCTTCGAGGCGGTGGGCCGACACATCAAAGGCGTACAGACGCCCGGTACTGCGCATGGTCGCGCCAATGGCCAGGGTCTTGCCGCCAGCACCGGCGCAAAAGTCGGTCACCATCTCGCCACGCTTGGCATCCAGCAGCAGGGCCAGCAGCTGCGAGCCCTCGTCCTGCACCTCGACACGGCCTTTGACAAAGGCATCGAGGCGCGACAGCACAGGCTTGTCTGCCACGCGCAGGCCCCAAGGCGAGTACGGGGTGATTTCGGCCTTGATGCCGGCAACCTTCAGCTCTTTTTGCAGCTCGGCACGCTTGGTCAGCAAGGCATTGGCGCGCAGATCCAGCGGCGCCATCTCCAGCATGCTGGCAGCCAGCTGCTCGAACTGGTCGCCAACCTGGGCCTGCAGCGGCTCGACCAGCCAGTCCGGCAGGTTGTGGCGGTGCTGGGGCATGAGGCTGTCGGGCGGAATGGCGTCGCAGTCGTCGAGCCATTTGACTTCCTGGTCCGTCAGCGCGCTTTTGACAAAGCTGCGCGGGCCGGCAAAGCCCAGAATGGCCAGGCGGCGCTCGCGCGCGCCGCTGCCCGAGCGAGCCAGCGATTCAAACAGGGTTTTCTTGCGCAGCACGGTGTAGACCGTCTCAGCCAGGGTGCCCCGCTCGCGCGGGCCCAGGTTGCGGTGGTCACGGAAATAACGCGACACCACGGCATCGGCCGGGTGTTCAAAGGTGAGGGCCTGCGCAACCAACTCGGCGCAGGCATCTAATAGGGCTTTGGGATGCATAGGGCGCTATTGTCCCATTGCGCCAGTATCCGGGCGCCAGGCCCGGCTACCCGCGCAGGGGCGCGGCCGCACTGCGGGCAGCGGCAGGCTGGACGCTGCGGTCGTACAACAGCGCCCAGGGCATGGCCGCCAATTGCCTCAGCGCCGTGGGGCCCAGCTCGTCCACATGGGTCAGCCATAGCGGCATCAGCTTGCACAGCAGCAGCTCGCGCTCCAGATAACCGCGCCATTGCTGCTCCAGCCGCTTGTTCTCCTGGTAGTGCAAGCCTGGCCGGTCCAGCACCAGCACCAAGGCATAGGCGCCGGGCAGTGCTCGCAGCGGCCGCGCCATCAGCCAGGCGCGGCGCAAGCGGGGGCAGTGCTGCAAGTGGATCTGGAGCACGGCCAGCTCCGATGCCCAGAGCGGATGCGGCAGCGCCGTGCAGGCGCGTGCGCCCAGCAGGCTGCCCTGCTCCATCTGTTCCTGGCGCAGCGCCTGCAGCTGCGCCCGGGCCTGCAGCTCGCGCGCATGCCAGTCGTCGCGCAGTTGCCGCACCGATGCCTCCTGCACATCCTCGTCCTCCAGCACATCGAGCACGCCAGAAGCCAGCCGGCACCAGGCAGCGCCCATGGCGGGCAGGCATGCATAGGCCTGCGCCAGGTACGCGAGCTGTGCCTCGCCGTCCATGCCCATGTGCAGGCTGGCGCAGGCCGCCAGCGCGCGGGCGTTGTCAGGCTCCAGCTGCAGCGCGCGTTGGTAAATCGGCAAGGGGGCATCCTGGTGCTGCAAGGCACTGCATTGCAGCTGCCAGCCCAGCTCCACCAGCTGGTCGGCATCCAGATAGGGCTCGCGCGGCATCAGCACCTCCACGCGCCCGGCTGCAGTACTCAAAATCTGGCGGTAGGCCACCCAGTCATGGCCGTGGCGCACACACCAGCGCTGGTCCAGCAGTTCAATCCAGCGCTCCGAGCGCTTGCCCAGCCAGGCCAGGCAATTGCTGCTGGACATGGGGGTGAGGCCCGGGGGAACATCCAACCCACGCAGGCGCTCGCGCAGGCTGGGGGGCGTGTGCTGGTAGCCGGCTGGCGCGTAGTACTCCTGCTTCCAGCCCTGGTAGACCCAGTTGACATCCATGCTGTGGTTCATCACCCCGGCCATCAGGCTGAAGGGCCCCATCGGCGATGCCAGCTCGCGGGCGCGCAGCCAGTGCATGGTCCAGAACTGCTCGCGGAACCAGCGCCCGCGCACGGCCACTTCGGACAGCGCCTCACCCATCAGCGGCTTGCTCACCCAGCGCGCCGCCATGCGGTCAGCCACCACCTCGTCCTGGCGTGCCACCACAAAGCTCGCGGCCCACCAGCGTGGCAGGTACCAGCGCATAAAACGTTCGTTGGCCCAGCCCAGATGCGTCATCTGGCGGGCATCGGCCAGCCGCTCATGCAGGCCCTGCAGGCGGCGGCGGGCGCGGTAGACCGCCGCCTGCAACCAGCCCTGGCGGCGGCGCAGATGGCTGTATTCCTGGGCAATCATCGCGACCAGGCGCGACCGGTCAATCGCCATGGCCAGCGGCAGGCCCAGCAGCAGGTGGTGGCGCGCGGGCAGCAGCCCGCCCAGCCGCATCTGCTGGGCAATGCGCAGACCATAGTCTTCGGTGATCACCAGATGGGTGATGCGGGGCCCGCCCACCTTCTGGCGCACCCGATCCAGCGCTTCGAACAGGCGTGGGCATTCGGCTGCCGGCACCGCAATGCCGTCTGGCACCTGCCAATCAGACCGGGTCAGCCGCAGCACACTGATCAGCAACGCCAGGCCGGCAAAAAAGCCAAAGATCTGCAGCCCGTAAAAGCCCTGGTAGACATAGGACAGCACGGCCCAGGCGAGCAGCCCAATCCCAAGCAGCAGCCCGCCCCAAATCCACAGCCCTGCCAGCAAGGCCATACCAAAAACCCGGCGTTGAAACCTGGCCGGGTCGCTCACAGCGGCCAGCGCATAGGCATCGACCCGCTGCACAAAATCGATCTGTTCCACCCCACCCCCGAAAAAAATTCTTGTCCAGCAGCCCAAGGGACCCTCTGCAAAACTCCCTGCCGTGGTCTGAACGCGGGCTCGGGCGATCCGCGTCCATCCCCATTGGGCGACGGTTTTGCAGACGGTCCCAGGATCATCTGCTAGTCTTATTTATTTTTCAGATTATGGAACAGCACACCATGCCAGCACCAGCTATTTCGCCCGGGCTCTACCGCCACTACAAGGGCCAGCTCTACCAA contains the following coding sequences:
- a CDS encoding PLP-dependent aminotransferase family protein, which encodes MADSPAADDAFLYERIAAHFEQAIAQQSLGVGARMPSVRDIRRLHHVSHSTALQVLRVLESRGLIEARPRVGYFVSDTALQMPAAREPLQLAPFPMQDHRFEGIGERAAEYLNKARLKGPLKVDLGSAMPAPELFDAKLLNQLAVALLREQPQILVHGPSAPFTHPDFQASMARYALGFGVRLAPMDIGATFGNSEAVNLALDALTQPGDMVAIESPTFYGILQAIEAKKLQALEIPSSPHTGMSIEALELALRTHPNLKAVVVVPHLQMPQGATMPDSHKKRLVALCREYRVALIEDDIYREFVESDEVLKPCKAWDTDGSVIYCSSLSKSYAPGLRLGWMNAGRWQERVQMIKFARSRNLPVWPQLLGARTVGSPSYMRHLVRLRQQLRVQRQAAAQAVARYFPIGTRLSLPAGGLSIWLELPEQISSSRLYDEALAVGIRVAPGDMFSNTGHYDHFLRLSCGMPFTDAVDDAYRSLGRMMHAQLGLPPRA
- a CDS encoding RsmB/NOP family class I SAM-dependent RNA methyltransferase, translating into MHPKALLDACAELVAQALTFEHPADAVVSRYFRDHRNLGPRERGTLAETVYTVLRKKTLFESLARSGSGARERRLAILGFAGPRSFVKSALTDQEVKWLDDCDAIPPDSLMPQHRHNLPDWLVEPLQAQVGDQFEQLAASMLEMAPLDLRANALLTKRAELQKELKVAGIKAEITPYSPWGLRVADKPVLSRLDAFVKGRVEVQDEGSQLLALLLDAKRGEMVTDFCAGAGGKTLAIGATMRSTGRLYAFDVSAHRLEALKPRLARSGLSNVHPAAIAHERDERVKRLVGKMDRVLVDAPCSGLGTLRRNPDLKWRQNPQGIEEMSAKQAAILASSARMVKSGGRLVYATCSILPAENEAIAEAFAAAHPDFEPLDAGALLEGLKVEQAASLCSGGESGSLYLRLWPHLHQTDGFFAAVWQRK